A single Azospirillum sp. TSA2s DNA region contains:
- a CDS encoding VWA domain-containing protein gives MTDDAPAGRLTLNLMHFARALRAAGLPVGPGKVLQAVEAVEAVGLTNRTDFYWALHAIFVNRHDQSELFDQAFHVFWRNPDILKKMMSLMLPRVRTGAPPDQPEMAQRLAEALHGSGAEQEEPDKTEIEVDASFTVSAAERLQDKDFEKMTGEEMAQAKRLLSRLALPLAEVTTRRYRSDPMGPRVDPRATLRRMLRTGGDLSDLARKRRRTRPPPLVVLCDISGSMTRYSRMLLHFMHAVTNDRDRVYSFVFGTRLTNITRHLRHKDVDVALDAVSGAVADWSGGTRIGTALHAFNRTWARRVLGQGAVVLLITDGLDRDAGEGLAAEADRLHKSCRRLVWLNPLLRWEGFAPKSSGIRALLPHVDDFLAAHSLNSLADLAGVLSADGPRRSPGLRRWLKEAAG, from the coding sequence ATGACGGACGACGCGCCGGCCGGCCGACTCACCCTCAACCTGATGCATTTCGCCCGCGCGCTGCGCGCCGCCGGCCTGCCGGTTGGGCCGGGCAAGGTGTTGCAGGCGGTGGAGGCGGTGGAGGCGGTCGGCCTGACCAACCGCACCGATTTCTATTGGGCGCTGCACGCCATCTTCGTGAACCGCCACGACCAAAGCGAGCTGTTCGACCAAGCCTTCCACGTCTTCTGGCGCAATCCCGACATCCTGAAGAAGATGATGTCGCTGATGCTGCCGAGGGTGCGGACGGGGGCGCCGCCCGACCAGCCGGAGATGGCGCAGCGCCTTGCCGAGGCCCTGCACGGCAGCGGCGCCGAACAGGAGGAGCCGGACAAGACCGAGATCGAGGTCGACGCATCCTTCACCGTTTCCGCCGCCGAACGGCTGCAGGACAAGGATTTCGAGAAGATGACGGGGGAGGAGATGGCGCAGGCCAAGCGCCTGCTGTCCCGCCTCGCCCTGCCGCTGGCCGAGGTCACGACGCGGCGTTACCGGTCCGACCCGATGGGGCCGCGCGTCGATCCGCGCGCCACGCTGCGGCGGATGCTGCGCACCGGCGGCGACCTGTCGGACCTTGCCCGCAAGCGGCGCCGCACCCGGCCGCCGCCGCTGGTGGTGCTGTGCGACATCTCAGGCTCGATGACGCGCTATTCGCGCATGCTGCTGCATTTCATGCATGCGGTGACCAACGACCGCGACCGGGTCTACAGCTTCGTCTTCGGCACGCGGCTGACCAACATCACCCGCCACTTGCGGCACAAGGACGTCGATGTGGCTCTGGACGCCGTGTCGGGGGCGGTCGCGGACTGGTCGGGCGGCACGCGGATCGGCACCGCACTGCACGCCTTCAACCGGACGTGGGCGCGGCGAGTGCTGGGCCAGGGTGCCGTGGTGCTTCTCATTACCGACGGGCTGGACAGGGATGCAGGGGAAGGGCTTGCGGCAGAGGCCGATCGGTTGCACAAAAGCTGTCGGCGGCTCGTCTGGCTGAATCCTTTGTTGCGCTGGGAAGGCTTCGCACCGAAATCCTCGGGCATCCGGGCGCTGCTGCCGCATGTGGACGATTTTCTTGCGGCCCACAGCCTGAACAGCCTCGCGGATCTGGCCGGTGTCCTGTCGGCCGACGGTCCGCGTCGGAGCCCGGGCTTGCGCCGCTGGTTGAAGGAGGCGGCGGGATGA
- a CDS encoding xanthine dehydrogenase family protein molybdopterin-binding subunit — MANPNGIGASVRRREDQRFLTGRGNYTDDFKRPNMTHAVHVRSPYAHARILGIDFADAAAMPGVVAVLTGADMEADKVGSLPCGWQIHSKDGSPMKEPPHYPLARDRVRYVGDAVAVVIAETREQARDSAEMVVVDYEELPAVGSSTRAIDGAAPLVHDDAPGNVCYDWHLGDQAAVDAAFANAAHVAKIDLVNQRLVPNAMEPRAAMGEYDQSTGEYTLTTTSQNPHVTRLLMGAFVLGIPEHKLRVVAPDVGGGFGSKIFHYGEEAVVTWAARKVGRPVKWTADRSESFLTDAHGRDHVSHAELAMDADGNFLALRVSTLANLGAYLSTFAPSIPTYLYATLLAGQYKTPAIYAEVKAVFTNTAPVDAYRGAGRPEACYLIERIVDVAAGVMGMDKTEIRRRNFVPKEAMPYQTPVALQYDTGDFAKNLDIALPLVDYPGFQQRRAESKARGKLRGIGFATYIEACGIAPSNVAGALGARAGLYECAEVRFHPTGSVTVFTGAHSHGQGHETTFAQIVAERFGIPIENVEIVHGDTNKIPFGMGTYGSRSLAVGGSALVKAMDKVERKAKKIAAHMLEAAETDIEVKEGRFTVAGTDKSLGIGDIALQAYVPHNFPLDELEPGLDEQAFYDPKNFTYPNGCHVCEVEIDPDTGVTTIVSFAAVDDFGNVINPLIVEGQVHGGLVQGIGQALYENCVYDEESGQLVTGSYMDYCMPRADDVPSFTVRYHEDQPCTHNPLGVKGCGEAGTIGAAAAVMNAVVDALSDYGVTHMDMPATPEKVWRTIRDAAPAMAAE; from the coding sequence ATGGCGAACCCCAATGGCATCGGCGCCTCGGTGCGCCGGCGCGAAGACCAGCGCTTTCTGACCGGCCGCGGCAACTACACCGACGATTTCAAGCGCCCGAACATGACCCATGCGGTGCATGTGCGCTCCCCCTATGCCCATGCCCGCATCCTGGGCATCGACTTCGCCGACGCGGCAGCGATGCCGGGCGTGGTCGCCGTGCTGACCGGGGCCGACATGGAGGCCGACAAGGTCGGCAGCCTGCCCTGCGGCTGGCAGATCCACTCCAAGGACGGCTCGCCGATGAAGGAGCCGCCGCATTATCCGCTGGCGCGCGACCGCGTGCGCTATGTCGGCGACGCGGTGGCCGTGGTGATCGCCGAAACCCGCGAGCAGGCGCGCGACTCCGCCGAGATGGTGGTGGTCGATTACGAGGAACTGCCGGCGGTGGGGTCCTCCACCCGCGCCATCGACGGTGCTGCGCCGCTGGTGCATGACGATGCGCCGGGCAATGTCTGCTACGACTGGCATCTGGGCGATCAGGCCGCAGTGGACGCCGCCTTCGCCAACGCCGCCCATGTCGCCAAGATCGATCTGGTCAACCAGCGTCTGGTCCCGAACGCCATGGAGCCGCGGGCGGCGATGGGCGAGTACGACCAGTCGACCGGCGAATACACGCTGACCACCACCAGCCAGAACCCGCACGTCACCCGCCTGCTGATGGGCGCCTTCGTGCTGGGCATTCCGGAGCACAAGCTGCGGGTGGTGGCGCCCGACGTCGGCGGCGGATTCGGGTCGAAGATCTTCCATTACGGCGAGGAGGCGGTCGTCACCTGGGCGGCGCGCAAGGTTGGCCGGCCGGTGAAATGGACCGCCGACCGCTCCGAAAGCTTCCTGACCGACGCCCATGGCCGCGACCATGTCAGCCATGCCGAGCTGGCGATGGATGCCGACGGCAATTTCCTGGCGCTGCGCGTCTCGACGCTGGCCAATCTCGGCGCCTATCTGTCGACCTTCGCGCCGTCGATCCCGACCTATCTCTACGCCACCCTGCTGGCCGGCCAGTACAAGACCCCGGCGATCTATGCCGAGGTCAAGGCGGTCTTCACCAACACCGCGCCAGTGGACGCCTATCGCGGCGCCGGCCGGCCGGAGGCCTGCTATCTGATCGAACGGATTGTCGATGTCGCCGCCGGCGTGATGGGCATGGACAAGACCGAAATCCGCCGCCGCAACTTCGTTCCGAAGGAGGCGATGCCCTACCAGACGCCGGTGGCATTGCAATACGACACCGGCGATTTCGCCAAGAACCTGGACATCGCCCTGCCGCTGGTCGACTACCCCGGCTTCCAGCAGCGCCGGGCCGAATCGAAGGCGCGGGGCAAGCTGCGCGGCATCGGATTCGCCACCTACATCGAAGCCTGCGGCATCGCCCCCAGCAATGTCGCCGGTGCGCTCGGCGCTCGCGCAGGACTTTATGAATGCGCGGAAGTCCGTTTCCATCCAACGGGTTCGGTGACGGTCTTCACAGGCGCTCACAGCCACGGCCAGGGCCATGAGACCACCTTCGCCCAGATCGTGGCGGAGCGCTTCGGCATCCCGATCGAGAATGTCGAGATCGTCCACGGCGACACCAACAAGATCCCCTTCGGCATGGGCACCTACGGCTCGCGCTCCCTCGCGGTCGGCGGTTCGGCCCTGGTGAAGGCGATGGACAAGGTGGAGCGCAAGGCGAAGAAGATCGCCGCCCACATGCTGGAGGCCGCGGAGACCGACATCGAGGTCAAGGAAGGCCGCTTCACCGTCGCCGGCACCGACAAGAGCCTGGGCATCGGCGACATCGCCCTGCAGGCCTATGTCCCGCACAACTTCCCGCTCGACGAGCTGGAACCGGGGCTGGACGAACAGGCCTTCTACGATCCGAAGAACTTCACCTATCCCAACGGCTGCCATGTCTGCGAGGTGGAGATCGATCCCGACACCGGCGTCACCACCATCGTCAGCTTCGCCGCGGTGGATGACTTCGGCAACGTCATCAACCCGCTGATCGTCGAGGGGCAGGTGCATGGCGGCCTTGTCCAGGGCATCGGGCAGGCGCTGTACGAGAACTGCGTCTATGACGAGGAATCGGGCCAGCTCGTCACCGGCTCCTACATGGACTATTGCATGCCGCGGGCGGACGATGTCCCATCCTTCACCGTGCGCTATCACGAGGACCAGCCCTGCACCCACAACCCGCTGGGCGTGAAGGGCTGCGGCGAGGCCGGGACCATCGGCGCCGCCGCCGCCGTTATGAACGCGGTGGTGGACGCGCTGTCGGACTATGGCGTCACCCACATGGACATGCCGGCGACGCCGGAGAAGGTCTGGCGGACGATCCGCGACGCCGCCCCTGCCATGGCGGCGGAATAA
- a CDS encoding MoxR family ATPase produces MTTPLPASVDDTLALLTRGSYVADRSLATALFLALKLKRPLFLEGEAGVGKTEIAKVLSATLGRKLLRLQCYEGLDASSAVYEWNYARQMMEIRLAEASGGQDRESLASDLFSERFLVKRPLLQALEPDLAGPPVLLIDELDRTDEPFEAYLLEILSDYQVSIPEFGTVHAPEPPIVILTSNRTREIHDALKRRCFYHWVDYPSAAREREIVAVKAPQADARLAAQVVGFVQNLRGMDLYKAPGVAEALDWAQALVELNQLELEPSVINDTLGTLLKYQDDIARIQGSEAARILTQVKTELAATTAR; encoded by the coding sequence ATGACCACCCCTCTCCCCGCCTCCGTCGATGACACGCTGGCGCTTCTCACCCGCGGCTCTTACGTCGCCGACCGCTCGCTGGCAACCGCGCTGTTCCTGGCGCTGAAGCTGAAACGGCCGCTGTTCCTTGAGGGAGAGGCCGGCGTCGGCAAGACCGAGATCGCCAAGGTCCTGTCGGCGACGCTCGGCCGCAAGCTTCTGCGGCTGCAATGCTATGAGGGGCTGGACGCCTCGTCCGCCGTCTATGAGTGGAACTATGCCCGCCAGATGATGGAGATCCGGCTGGCCGAGGCGTCGGGCGGGCAAGACCGCGAATCCCTGGCCTCCGACCTGTTCTCCGAACGCTTCCTGGTCAAGCGCCCGCTGCTGCAGGCATTGGAACCGGACCTCGCCGGCCCGCCGGTGCTGCTGATCGACGAACTGGACCGCACCGACGAGCCGTTCGAGGCCTATCTGCTGGAGATTCTGTCGGATTATCAGGTCTCGATCCCGGAATTCGGCACCGTCCATGCGCCGGAGCCGCCCATCGTCATTCTCACATCCAACCGCACGCGCGAGATTCACGACGCGCTGAAGCGGCGCTGCTTCTATCATTGGGTCGATTACCCCAGCGCCGCGCGGGAGCGGGAGATCGTCGCGGTCAAGGCGCCGCAGGCCGACGCGCGGCTGGCCGCCCAGGTGGTCGGCTTCGTCCAGAATTTGCGCGGCATGGACCTCTACAAGGCGCCGGGCGTGGCGGAGGCGCTCGATTGGGCGCAAGCGCTGGTGGAGTTGAACCAGCTGGAACTGGAGCCCTCCGTCATCAACGACACGCTGGGCACGCTGCTGAAATACCAGGACGACATCGCCCGCATCCAGGGCAGCGAGGCGGCGCGCATCCTGACCCAGGTCAAGACCGAGCTGGCCGCCACCACCGCGCGCTGA
- a CDS encoding XdhC family protein: MKREILDRLLAAKAAAIPAALVTDLNTGLQTLVYEDTVHGGFGLESDLLDEVRRRIRQDRSGLLVDPQDEDGFRLFVHVHNPAMRLLIVGAVHIAQALAPVAALTGYDVTVIDPRGAFATEARFPGVKLNHLWPDEALAELKPDARTAVVTLTHDPKLDDPALVVALRSPAFYVGALGSKRTHALRLDRLRDEGLSEAEVKCIRGPVGLSIGAVTPAEIAIAIMGQITCVRRGENHPC; the protein is encoded by the coding sequence ATGAAACGCGAAATTCTTGACCGTCTGCTCGCGGCGAAGGCCGCCGCGATCCCGGCTGCCCTGGTGACCGATCTCAACACCGGCCTCCAGACCCTGGTTTACGAGGACACCGTCCATGGCGGCTTCGGGCTTGAGTCCGACCTGCTGGACGAGGTGCGCCGGCGCATCCGCCAGGACCGCTCCGGCCTGCTGGTCGATCCGCAGGACGAGGACGGCTTCCGCCTGTTCGTGCATGTCCACAATCCGGCGATGCGGCTTCTGATCGTCGGCGCCGTGCACATCGCCCAGGCGCTGGCCCCGGTGGCGGCGCTGACCGGCTATGACGTGACGGTGATCGACCCGCGCGGCGCTTTCGCGACCGAGGCGCGCTTCCCCGGCGTCAAGCTGAACCACCTGTGGCCGGACGAGGCGCTGGCGGAGCTGAAGCCCGACGCCCGCACCGCCGTGGTCACCCTGACGCACGACCCCAAGCTGGACGACCCGGCGCTGGTGGTGGCGCTGCGCTCGCCCGCCTTCTATGTCGGCGCGCTGGGCAGCAAGCGCACCCACGCCCTGCGCCTGGACCGCCTGCGCGACGAGGGCCTGAGCGAGGCCGAGGTGAAGTGCATCCGCGGCCCGGTCGGGCTGTCGATCGGCGCCGTCACCCCGGCGGAAATCGCGATTGCGATCATGGGGCAGATCACTTGCGTGCGGCGGGGGGAGAATCATCCCTGTTGA
- a CDS encoding XdhC family protein — MNDTLMADNIVEQAAAWRAAGRRVALATVVSTWGSSPRPVGSQMAVDDRGSMAGSVSGGCIESAVAHEAAKSMEDGEPRLLSFGITNEMAWEVGLACGGQVQVYVEAVE, encoded by the coding sequence ATGAACGACACCCTGATGGCGGACAACATCGTGGAGCAAGCGGCCGCATGGCGCGCCGCCGGCCGCAGGGTGGCCCTGGCGACCGTCGTGTCGACCTGGGGCTCCTCGCCGCGGCCGGTCGGCAGCCAGATGGCGGTCGATGACCGCGGGTCGATGGCCGGGTCCGTGTCCGGCGGCTGCATCGAGAGCGCCGTGGCGCACGAGGCCGCCAAATCGATGGAGGACGGCGAACCGCGCCTGCTGTCCTTCGGCATCACCAACGAAATGGCCTGGGAAGTCGGGCTGGCCTGCGGCGGGCAGGTGCAGGTCTATGTCGAGGCCGTGGAATGA
- a CDS encoding xanthine dehydrogenase family protein subunit M, which yields MYAFTYQRPTSLADAAAAIQAEDAKLLGGGQTLLPTLKQRLARPTDLIDLGAIPELKGIREVDGGLEIGAFTRHAEVAHSDLVKRVIPALASLAEGIGDRQVRNMGTMGGSIANADPSADYPSAVVALKATVTTDRRNIAGDDFFTGMFETALEPGEIVKSVRFSRPDKAAYAKFRNPASRYAIVGVFVARFGAEVRVAVTGAAGSVFRAEAFETALAADFRADALNGLSVEADGLNADIHASADYRAHLVTVMAKRAVEAAG from the coding sequence ATGTACGCGTTCACGTACCAACGGCCGACATCGCTTGCCGACGCGGCAGCCGCCATCCAGGCGGAAGACGCCAAGCTGCTGGGCGGCGGCCAGACCCTGCTGCCGACGCTGAAGCAGCGGCTCGCCCGCCCGACCGACCTGATCGACCTCGGCGCCATTCCGGAGCTGAAGGGCATCCGCGAGGTTGACGGCGGGCTGGAGATCGGCGCCTTCACCCGCCATGCGGAGGTCGCCCATTCCGACCTCGTCAAACGGGTGATCCCGGCACTGGCCAGCCTCGCCGAGGGCATCGGCGACCGACAGGTCCGCAACATGGGCACGATGGGCGGCTCCATCGCCAACGCCGACCCGTCGGCCGACTATCCGTCGGCGGTGGTGGCGCTGAAGGCGACGGTCACCACCGACCGCCGCAACATCGCCGGCGACGATTTCTTCACCGGCATGTTCGAAACCGCACTGGAGCCGGGCGAAATCGTCAAGTCGGTGCGCTTCTCCCGTCCCGACAAGGCGGCCTACGCCAAGTTCCGCAACCCGGCCAGCCGCTACGCCATCGTCGGCGTCTTCGTCGCGAGGTTCGGCGCCGAGGTGCGGGTGGCGGTGACCGGCGCCGCCGGCTCCGTCTTCCGCGCCGAGGCGTTCGAGACGGCGCTCGCCGCCGACTTCCGCGCCGACGCGCTGAACGGCCTGTCGGTGGAGGCCGACGGCCTGAACGCCGACATCCACGCCAGCGCCGACTACCGCGCCCACCTCGTCACCGTGATGGCGAAGCGCGCGGTGGAAGCGGCGGGGTGA